The following are encoded in a window of Mycoplasmopsis bovis PG45 genomic DNA:
- a CDS encoding ABC transporter ATP-binding protein yields the protein MTKKPEKQMSKSKPASSFKLFIKLFKDYSGSNLVLWLPIFLGLLLAGFITGGVWLLGYIIDNFLKVDLFNPSTFSTMQFAWFIVLLALFYFLQKLTLITQYLIVNRASVKIGSRIRVNVYQKLQIMPLSYFENEKTGDLMSTVTNDIQNVVQSMIDVISNIITVVFTLVITFSILISYSFITALIALVIIPINFIPVLIIIVKNQKYFVSKQQNLGNFNAYLEEIIDALPVIRINNKQSTVAKDFDKINKTLLKTSTDISVRIAWLYPWFYFSKILNLLIIVGLTVLLKNNWTSMPGRDNITSGSILSISIYVFTVSDKLGEILEIISNLQLGLGSVVRVKKLLDLMPLVDESKLSDLIEGDGTIEFKNVWFAYPSNPDKYVLKDISFKIEPTKTLALVGHTGCGKSTIAKLLSKLYVPTKGDILINGQSIFKTNEKSWRNNIDVIQQETYLFKDTIKNNLSCVRPNISDEQLISISEQVGLDEFVKKLPDGYKTELKDNGSVLSVGQKQLIAITRSMISSKTISILDEATSDIDTLTESKIKKAISLLSKNKTLLIIAHRLSTIKNADNILMIENGEIKEQGTHNQLMSKQGLYQKMYLSGFEE from the coding sequence ATGACTAAAAAGCCTGAAAAACAGATGAGTAAGTCAAAACCTGCTAGTTCATTTAAACTATTCATAAAGCTTTTTAAAGACTATTCAGGAAGCAATTTAGTATTGTGACTGCCAATATTTTTAGGTCTTTTGCTAGCTGGTTTTATTACCGGAGGTGTTTGGTTATTAGGTTATATAATTGATAATTTTCTAAAAGTTGATTTATTTAACCCATCAACTTTTAGCACAATGCAATTTGCTTGATTTATAGTGCTTTTAGCCTTATTTTACTTCCTTCAGAAACTAACTTTAATTACTCAATATTTAATAGTTAATAGAGCAAGTGTTAAGATTGGATCGCGCATTAGAGTTAATGTATACCAAAAACTTCAAATAATGCCACTAAGTTATTTCGAAAATGAAAAAACTGGCGATTTAATGTCAACAGTAACTAATGATATTCAAAATGTTGTGCAGTCAATGATCGACGTTATAAGTAATATTATTACTGTTGTCTTTACATTAGTAATTACCTTTAGCATTTTAATTTCATACTCATTTATTACAGCACTTATAGCATTAGTAATAATTCCAATTAACTTTATCCCTGTATTAATCATAATTGTTAAAAATCAAAAATATTTCGTATCTAAGCAGCAAAATTTAGGTAATTTTAATGCTTATTTAGAAGAAATAATTGATGCTTTACCAGTAATTAGAATAAATAATAAGCAAAGCACTGTTGCCAAGGACTTTGACAAAATTAATAAAACACTTTTAAAAACCAGTACTGATATTTCAGTTAGAATTGCCTGATTATATCCTTGATTCTATTTCAGTAAAATTCTTAATTTACTTATAATAGTCGGTCTAACAGTTTTATTAAAAAACAATTGAACTTCTATGCCTGGTAGAGATAACATAACTAGCGGTTCAATTTTGTCAATTTCAATCTATGTTTTCACTGTTAGCGATAAATTAGGTGAAATTTTAGAAATTATTTCGAACTTACAATTAGGTCTTGGTTCAGTTGTCAGAGTCAAAAAGCTTCTTGATTTAATGCCTTTAGTCGATGAGTCTAAACTGTCTGACTTAATAGAGGGTGATGGAACTATTGAGTTTAAAAACGTATGATTTGCCTATCCTTCAAATCCTGATAAATATGTGCTTAAAGATATCTCATTTAAGATAGAACCAACTAAAACATTAGCTCTTGTCGGTCACACTGGTTGTGGAAAAAGTACAATTGCTAAGTTGCTTTCAAAACTCTATGTTCCAACTAAAGGAGATATATTAATTAATGGTCAGTCAATATTTAAAACAAATGAAAAAAGTTGAAGAAATAATATTGATGTAATTCAGCAAGAAACATATTTATTTAAAGACACAATTAAAAATAATCTCTCTTGTGTAAGACCTAATATTTCAGATGAGCAACTTATCTCAATTTCTGAACAAGTAGGATTAGATGAGTTTGTTAAAAAACTCCCTGATGGCTATAAAACAGAGCTAAAAGACAATGGTTCAGTATTAAGTGTAGGCCAAAAACAGCTTATTGCAATAACTAGATCAATGATTAGCAGTAAGACAATTTCAATACTAGATGAAGCAACTAGCGACATTGATACATTAACTGAAAGCAAGATTAAAAAAGCCATTTCACTTCTAAGCAAAAACAAGACACTTTTAATAATAGCACACAGACTTAGCACAATAAAAAATGCCGATAACATCTTGATGATTGAAAACGGGGAGATTAAAGAACAAGGAACTCATAATCAATTAATGTCAAAGCAGGGCTTATATCAAAAGATGTACCTAAGCGGTTTTGAAGAGTAA
- a CDS encoding ABC transporter ATP-binding protein has protein sequence MLKLFSRFPLKVKVMALFAVILSAIHPFLSILIPTVTRQLITYLANNQIDKEVTVYIFKSSWIIGTYSYANALWVIIGISFALAFILVIISYASNFLAAQAKNLGVYHTRKLLFEHLLTLSHKNIENITPATLLTRFSNDVQKLEDGFYIIFRNVFVFPFYTVWGLIFALLTNLYLSVSIAFVVPFIVVLAIVAIIKLFPLYRKENIMLDNVNEVIKEDFNNISLIKSYNLEQRQFLRFNEANQNLEKVSRKANTYGAINWPAIDLFILMGNVVIFSIVAVIIKNNIETDIRSLVGDIYQFITYMQLISFGIFSSLFMTNRLIRSNISAKRILEILKIESEISNKDKSDATQTICGKIEFKNVNFGYDKSLTLKNVSFVIEPYETVGIIGKTGSGKSTIVRLLTREYKINNGGQILIDNKNIYDINHKDFYNNVSVVFQKPLLLSGTIKSNVLLGASYNDQSNLDNALLNSKADFVFKLENSVEHKVYQRGKNLSGGQRQRLAIAQALIKKPKILILDDATSALDNQTDKIVRDNLNKFSNSTTIIISQRVSSIKDCDKIIVMDNGSVSGIGKHNDLLKNNEIYKSIYDSQEKEVDND, from the coding sequence ATGCTGAAACTATTTTCTAGATTTCCATTAAAAGTAAAGGTAATGGCACTCTTTGCAGTTATCTTAAGCGCAATTCATCCATTTTTGAGTATATTAATCCCAACAGTTACTAGGCAGTTAATTACATACTTAGCAAATAACCAAATTGACAAAGAAGTTACTGTTTATATTTTCAAGTCATCTTGAATAATTGGAACTTATTCTTATGCCAATGCACTCTGAGTAATTATTGGAATTTCATTTGCTTTGGCTTTTATTCTAGTGATTATTTCATATGCTTCAAACTTTTTAGCTGCTCAAGCTAAGAATTTAGGAGTTTATCATACTAGAAAGCTTTTGTTTGAACATTTGCTGACTTTATCTCATAAAAATATTGAGAATATAACCCCAGCAACATTGCTTACTCGTTTTAGCAATGATGTGCAGAAACTAGAAGATGGTTTTTATATTATTTTTAGAAATGTTTTTGTGTTTCCATTTTATACAGTCTGAGGTCTAATATTTGCTTTATTAACTAATTTATACTTATCAGTTTCTATTGCTTTTGTTGTACCTTTTATAGTTGTTCTCGCAATTGTTGCAATTATTAAGTTATTTCCACTTTATAGAAAAGAAAACATAATGCTTGATAATGTTAATGAAGTAATTAAAGAAGATTTTAATAATATTTCATTGATTAAGTCATATAACCTTGAGCAAAGACAATTTTTACGTTTTAATGAAGCAAACCAAAATTTGGAAAAAGTTTCTAGAAAAGCCAACACTTATGGAGCAATCAACTGACCAGCAATTGATTTATTTATTTTAATGGGCAATGTTGTTATTTTTTCAATTGTTGCTGTAATTATTAAAAATAATATTGAAACTGATATCAGATCACTAGTTGGTGATATTTACCAATTCATTACATATATGCAACTTATTTCTTTTGGAATATTTTCATCGCTTTTTATGACTAATAGACTTATAAGAAGCAATATTTCAGCTAAAAGAATCTTAGAAATATTAAAAATTGAAAGTGAAATTTCAAATAAAGATAAAAGTGATGCAACCCAAACAATTTGTGGCAAAATAGAGTTTAAAAATGTTAATTTTGGATATGATAAATCATTGACTTTAAAAAATGTGTCATTTGTTATAGAGCCCTATGAAACAGTCGGAATCATCGGGAAAACAGGAAGCGGTAAGAGTACAATTGTTCGTTTATTAACCCGCGAGTACAAAATTAATAATGGCGGACAAATACTAATTGATAATAAGAATATTTATGATATTAATCATAAAGACTTTTATAATAATGTTTCAGTTGTTTTTCAAAAGCCTCTATTATTAAGCGGAACTATTAAGTCAAATGTTTTGTTAGGCGCTAGTTATAATGATCAGTCAAATTTGGACAATGCTTTATTAAATTCTAAAGCTGATTTTGTATTTAAATTAGAAAATTCAGTCGAGCATAAAGTGTATCAAAGAGGCAAAAATCTTAGCGGAGGCCAAAGACAAAGACTAGCAATTGCGCAAGCGTTAATTAAAAAACCTAAAATACTTATATTAGATGATGCAACTAGTGCATTGGATAATCAAACAGATAAAATAGTAAGAGATAATTTAAACAAATTTTCAAACAGCACGACTATAATAATCTCTCAAAGAGTAAGTTCAATAAAGGACTGTGACAAAATAATTGTTATGGATAATGGTAGCGTCTCTGGAATAGGTAAGCACAATGACTTATTAAAAAATAATGAAATTTACAAAAGCATTTATGACAGTCAAGAAAAAGAGGTAGATAATGACTAA
- a CDS encoding MIP family Ig-specific serine endopeptidase, translating into MKKKLLPFILIGSSFTTLLSAAKCNNETNEPIKIENTANNELIAKVNSLFKLLNSSSQKINDDSAEAKTLKNKIETKINDLKSFDLSTLSADQLNNYINALQLLINQANNFINKNNFENINHNKMENESVTPKIDKLPPKPINKPSIPFDPSNIPTFPNFPFNRFNNQDKHKYPEHHTKFQTVDSKTLYKELYDRTFSLKYLTKLSDGGLLSNGSGTTWLLDYHKYTNETNKYKLFFATNLHVLAKFSNSLEKSVQEKLNYYDPTNDKVVAVALGKSANVTNFDQKANKTTSNGYSPVTYFTNSSEFINYEKSNVITPMNLTNAISEPKLVFAAVDFMNDEAIKNIQSGLNESAEQYKNYKTKSGEIEHYKAAYDDFDSKKKVPITVDFAVFEVDVDLEKADETFKSWINDAIKGLDGYINRLNETNYLPNQDKNISKYMQTTDYVSASYDRSNQNNLWNAKDIYIAGYPSQNNNATWMQNNPTERNSDSITSYKAGLKNKDTFAFATGSIEEKIGIPSNATINDNYWNRVMASWYGYQYNINFSSLYYGASGSLAYNEFGQMIGIYNAVTARVDYGDLLQSGGIAPFLQSSDIKAIENTIYAYNLIDGSNKSIYQNQKNSFRENLKTLYPSGFSDGSKQTKLFDSI; encoded by the coding sequence ATGAAAAAGAAATTATTACCTTTTATACTAATTGGCTCATCATTTACTACTTTGCTAAGTGCTGCTAAATGTAATAATGAGACCAATGAGCCTATAAAAATTGAGAATACAGCAAATAATGAATTGATTGCAAAAGTCAATTCATTATTTAAATTGCTAAATTCTAGTAGTCAAAAAATCAATGATGACAGCGCAGAAGCAAAAACACTTAAGAATAAAATAGAAACTAAAATCAATGACTTAAAGTCATTTGATCTTAGTACTCTAAGCGCCGATCAATTAAACAATTATATTAATGCATTACAATTATTAATAAATCAAGCAAATAACTTTATTAATAAGAATAATTTTGAAAATATTAACCACAATAAAATGGAAAATGAAAGCGTCACTCCTAAAATAGACAAATTACCTCCTAAGCCTATAAATAAGCCTTCTATTCCATTTGATCCTTCGAATATACCAACTTTTCCTAATTTTCCTTTTAATCGCTTTAATAACCAAGACAAGCACAAATATCCTGAACATCATACAAAATTTCAAACTGTTGATTCTAAAACTTTGTATAAAGAGTTATATGACAGAACTTTTTCTCTTAAATATCTAACTAAACTTTCAGATGGAGGACTCTTAAGCAATGGTTCAGGAACTACATGGTTGCTTGATTATCATAAATACACGAATGAAACCAACAAATATAAACTATTTTTCGCTACTAATTTACACGTTTTAGCTAAATTTAGTAATTCTTTGGAAAAATCAGTTCAAGAGAAACTTAACTATTATGACCCAACTAACGACAAAGTTGTTGCTGTTGCTTTAGGTAAAAGCGCTAATGTAACTAATTTTGACCAAAAAGCCAATAAAACAACGTCAAATGGTTATTCTCCTGTTACTTATTTTACTAATAGTAGTGAATTTATTAATTATGAAAAATCAAATGTTATAACTCCTATGAATCTAACAAATGCAATATCAGAACCGAAATTGGTTTTTGCTGCAGTTGATTTTATGAATGATGAAGCTATCAAAAATATTCAAAGTGGCTTGAATGAATCGGCAGAACAGTATAAAAACTATAAAACTAAAAGTGGTGAAATTGAACACTATAAAGCTGCCTATGATGATTTTGATAGTAAGAAAAAAGTTCCAATTACAGTTGACTTTGCAGTTTTTGAAGTTGATGTTGATTTAGAAAAGGCTGATGAAACTTTTAAAAGTTGAATTAATGATGCTATTAAAGGTTTAGATGGCTACATAAATAGACTAAATGAAACAAACTATCTCCCAAATCAAGATAAAAATATTTCTAAATATATGCAAACTACTGACTATGTTTCAGCTTCATATGATAGGAGTAATCAAAACAATTTATGAAATGCAAAAGACATTTATATTGCTGGTTACCCTAGTCAAAACAATAATGCTACTTGAATGCAAAATAATCCTACCGAAAGAAATTCTGATTCAATAACTTCTTACAAAGCTGGTTTAAAAAATAAAGATACTTTTGCATTTGCAACTGGAAGTATTGAAGAGAAAATTGGCATTCCATCAAATGCAACAATTAATGATAATTATTGAAACAGAGTAATGGCAAGTTGATATGGTTATCAATATAATATTAACTTTTCATCCCTATATTATGGGGCTTCAGGTTCATTAGCCTATAATGAATTTGGCCAAATGATAGGTATTTATAATGCTGTTACAGCTAGAGTTGATTATGGAGACTTGCTTCAGTCAGGCGGAATTGCTCCATTCTTACAATCTAGTGATATTAAAGCAATTGAAAACACAATTTATGCTTACAATCTTATTGATGGAAGCAATAAATCAATTTACCAGAATCAAAAAAATTCATTTAGAGAAAATCTTAAAACACTTTATCCTAGTGGCTTTTCTGATGGTTCTAAACAAACAAAATTATTCGATAGCATTTAA
- the msrB gene encoding peptide-methionine (R)-S-oxide reductase MsrB, which produces MIKQIRNELSLSQLSYDILKNSATERPHTSVLNNEYRKGIYVEKITGEPLFSSSTKFNSGCGWPSFSEPIFKDTVKYLDDTSHNMFRIEVRSGQGDHHLGHVFNDGPKEMGGKRYCINGAAIDFIPYEEMDEKGYSEFKKFVK; this is translated from the coding sequence TTAATTAAACAAATTAGAAATGAATTGAGTCTTAGTCAGCTTAGTTATGATATTTTAAAAAATTCAGCTACTGAAAGACCTCATACATCAGTTTTAAATAATGAATACCGCAAAGGTATTTATGTCGAAAAAATAACTGGTGAACCATTATTTTCATCTAGCACAAAATTTAACTCTGGATGTGGCTGACCAAGTTTTTCAGAGCCAATTTTTAAAGACACTGTGAAATATTTGGATGACACATCACACAATATGTTTAGAATTGAAGTTAGATCTGGCCAAGGAGATCATCACTTAGGACATGTATTTAACGATGGCCCTAAAGAAATGGGTGGCAAGAGATACTGCATTAATGGTGCTGCAATTGATTTTATTCCATATGAAGAAATGGATGAAAAAGGCTACTCAGAATTCAAGAAGTTTGTTAAATAA